Proteins encoded together in one uncultured Desulfosarcina sp. window:
- a CDS encoding type IV toxin-antitoxin system AbiEi family antitoxin domain-containing protein, with protein sequence MSYFRFPRYVSVAEKRARAEKKIRQLKKKNPGLAPVILEGHSLAKTWWGKSWNENLERYADYSNRIGRGRSYVRHMAVLDLGIRPGSVKALVQGSANKPYSVEIGIQALKKSNWKQITAACADRLDSLQDLLDGKFPRDLSHLFMQKGHGLFPSPKEIQFSCSCPDWATMCKHVAAVLYGIGARLDEDPSLFFVLRKANLDDLIAKTVDDAAVKYIRQAEESTPPMVAEEDLGAVFGIDMDTMPDFEKAASEASPEPAAQKMRTTKKNRPEPVAPGDRGKAVLSVIKAASEGIRPPQVAEATGLSPAAVRPVIARLMKTGKIRRISRGLYGPPARRRGKHSANATAAVLEIIESHPDGITVPALKTQSGFEEKKLRNIVFRLFRSGKVRRIGRGVYMAV encoded by the coding sequence ATGAGCTATTTCAGATTTCCCCGCTATGTCTCCGTCGCCGAAAAAAGGGCGCGGGCCGAGAAAAAAATCCGCCAGTTGAAAAAGAAAAACCCGGGCCTCGCGCCGGTCATCCTCGAAGGTCACAGCCTGGCTAAAACCTGGTGGGGCAAGTCCTGGAACGAAAATCTCGAACGCTATGCCGATTACAGCAACCGCATTGGGCGCGGACGCAGTTACGTGCGCCATATGGCGGTCCTCGACCTTGGCATCCGGCCCGGATCGGTCAAAGCCCTGGTGCAGGGATCGGCAAACAAACCCTATTCGGTCGAAATAGGGATACAGGCCCTTAAAAAATCCAACTGGAAACAGATCACCGCCGCCTGTGCCGACCGGTTAGATTCGCTGCAGGATCTTCTGGACGGAAAATTCCCCCGGGATCTTTCTCATCTTTTCATGCAAAAGGGCCATGGCCTTTTCCCCAGCCCAAAAGAAATCCAATTTTCGTGCAGTTGTCCGGATTGGGCAACCATGTGCAAGCATGTGGCCGCCGTGCTCTACGGTATCGGTGCACGGTTGGACGAGGATCCGTCACTGTTTTTCGTTCTGCGCAAGGCCAACCTGGACGACCTGATTGCCAAAACCGTCGATGACGCCGCGGTGAAATACATCCGGCAAGCCGAAGAGAGCACCCCACCGATGGTTGCCGAAGAGGATCTTGGCGCGGTTTTCGGCATCGACATGGATACGATGCCCGATTTCGAAAAAGCGGCGTCCGAGGCATCACCTGAACCGGCGGCCCAAAAGATGCGGACAACGAAGAAAAATAGACCGGAACCGGTGGCCCCCGGAGATCGCGGGAAGGCCGTTTTAAGCGTTATCAAGGCCGCCTCCGAAGGCATCCGACCCCCTCAAGTCGCCGAAGCGACCGGCCTATCTCCGGCTGCCGTTCGTCCGGTTATCGCGCGTTTGATGAAAACCGGAAAAATCCGGCGGATTTCCCGCGGCCTGTATGGACCGCCAGCCAGACGCCGCGGGAAGCATTCGGCCAATGCGACCGCAGCCGTTCTCGAAATCATCGAGTCCCATCCCGACGGCATTACCGTTCCCGCCCTCAAAACCCAATCGGGTTTCGAAGAGAAAAAGCTGCGCAATATTGTCTTCCGTCTATTCAGATCTGGAAAGGTTCGTAGGATCGGACGGGGAGTCTATATGGCCGTTTGA
- a CDS encoding type II toxin-antitoxin system Phd/YefM family antitoxin, which translates to MQKLKIDQDIRSMSEVRNAMASYIKQVHETKRPVVITQHGKGVAVLLGASEFEAMQEKIDLLSDVQTSLNQLAKGEGISHQEAKAKLLKRIPK; encoded by the coding sequence ATGCAAAAGCTCAAAATCGATCAAGACATCAGGTCAATGTCGGAAGTCAGAAATGCCATGGCTTCTTACATCAAACAAGTCCATGAAACCAAACGCCCAGTTGTAATTACGCAGCATGGTAAGGGTGTGGCTGTACTTTTGGGGGCAAGTGAGTTTGAAGCTATGCAAGAAAAAATTGACCTTCTTTCAGATGTTCAAACTTCTCTCAATCAACTGGCAAAAGGAGAAGGAATCTCCCACCAAGAGGCAAAAGCCAAATTATTGAAGCGAATCCCCAAATGA
- a CDS encoding type II toxin-antitoxin system RelE/ParE family toxin: protein MKIVWSPLALERASEIVDYISQDKPLAADNWIHTMFSKVDRLRANPELGRIVPEINEHQFRELIYGNYRIIYHIGIKQISILTIRHGKQILPIDEIKA from the coding sequence ATGAAAATCGTGTGGTCTCCCCTTGCTCTTGAAAGGGCCTCAGAAATAGTTGATTACATTTCGCAAGATAAACCTTTAGCAGCAGACAATTGGATTCATACAATGTTTTCAAAAGTTGACCGGCTTCGAGCGAATCCGGAACTTGGACGGATTGTCCCTGAAATTAATGAACATCAGTTTAGGGAGTTAATTTACGGAAACTATCGAATCATCTATCACATCGGAATAAAACAAATTTCTATACTTACGATTCGACATGGAAAACAGATATTGCCAATTGATGAAATCAAGGCATAA
- a CDS encoding type II toxin-antitoxin system VapC family toxin, giving the protein MISVDTNVIVRLLTGDDQLQFEAAKYLFSKENILIPTTVLLESEWVLRYAYHFKQPDITTAFQSLLGLSNVELEEPSVIFNAIEWHRGGMDFADALHLAQSKGAEAFVTFDKKLIKSASKNTTLQVREP; this is encoded by the coding sequence ATGATTTCGGTAGACACCAACGTCATTGTTCGGTTGCTTACCGGAGACGACCAATTACAATTCGAAGCAGCAAAGTATCTGTTTTCAAAAGAAAATATTTTAATACCGACAACTGTATTACTTGAATCTGAGTGGGTTCTAAGATATGCTTACCATTTTAAACAGCCTGATATTACCACAGCCTTCCAGTCTCTACTTGGATTATCAAATGTCGAGTTAGAGGAGCCATCTGTAATTTTCAATGCTATTGAATGGCACCGGGGTGGGATGGATTTTGCCGATGCCCTTCATTTGGCTCAATCAAAAGGCGCAGAGGCATTCGTAACATTTGATAAAAAACTTATAAAATCTGCATCGAAGAATACTACATTGCAAGTTCGAGAACCCTAA
- a CDS encoding AbrB/MazE/SpoVT family DNA-binding domain-containing protein — protein MQTTKLSSKGQVIIPKYLRNRYNWDIGQTLTVIDTGNGILLKPARPFKSTKLDQVAGILKYKGKPVSIDQMNEAIKKGALEQKK, from the coding sequence ATGCAAACGACCAAACTATCCAGCAAAGGACAAGTTATCATACCGAAATATTTGAGGAACCGTTACAACTGGGATATTGGCCAAACTTTAACCGTAATCGATACAGGCAATGGGATTTTATTAAAACCCGCACGCCCTTTTAAAAGTACCAAACTTGATCAAGTCGCTGGAATATTAAAATATAAAGGTAAACCAGTTTCTATTGATCAAATGAATGAAGCGATCAAAAAAGGGGCTTTGGAGCAGAAAAAATGA
- a CDS encoding STY0301 family protein → MRIVLCILSLVLAAGLGNGSPGNASEWECPQQIETEQTLESVPGSWAAGKSQYPSTLKIVYIYDGPPEQLAVLAASNKGSNDNFYLYTLDKENPRQYWIACVYRNTHLMLSKPLPKGLKSCKVTHDNKIYCE, encoded by the coding sequence ATGAGAATTGTTCTCTGTATCTTAAGCCTTGTTTTGGCTGCCGGGCTGGGAAATGGATCGCCGGGAAATGCATCGGAGTGGGAATGCCCGCAGCAAATTGAAACAGAACAGACCCTGGAAAGCGTTCCGGGTTCCTGGGCGGCAGGTAAGTCTCAATATCCTTCTACGTTAAAGATCGTCTACATCTACGACGGCCCGCCAGAGCAACTGGCCGTGTTGGCCGCAAGCAACAAGGGATCCAACGATAATTTTTACCTATATACTCTCGATAAGGAAAATCCCCGGCAATACTGGATAGCGTGTGTTTACAGAAACACGCATTTGATGCTCTCAAAGCCGTTGCCCAAAGGACTGAAATCCTGCAAGGTAACCCATGACAACAAGATTTACTGTGAATGA
- a CDS encoding zinc ribbon domain-containing protein gives MPTAQCRCQACGHTFVHLTFKGDDTPAVCPKCKSREIESKADQEGFMAGPGLGSRIAGAPKGPS, from the coding sequence ATGCCTACCGCCCAATGCCGCTGCCAGGCCTGCGGCCACACCTTTGTGCATCTCACATTCAAAGGCGATGACACGCCTGCGGTATGCCCCAAATGTAAAAGTCGGGAAATTGAATCCAAGGCGGATCAGGAGGGCTTCATGGCCGGTCCGGGTTTGGGCTCGCGCATCGCCGGCGCTCCCAAGGGACCTTCCTGA